Proteins from a genomic interval of Trifolium pratense cultivar HEN17-A07 linkage group LG6, ARS_RC_1.1, whole genome shotgun sequence:
- the LOC123890701 gene encoding cationic amino acid transporter 9, chloroplastic isoform X2, producing MAIGNTSSSSSSCCSRFWSSALRSKRLVSPAEKTARDNSGRGLSRRLGVFDLILLGIGASIGAGIFVVTGTVARDAGPGVTISFIIAGASCVINALCYAELASRFPAVVGGAYLYTYTAFNELTAFLVFSQLMLDYHIGAASIARSLANYIVSFLGIFPVFKDNIPAWIGHGQNIGGVLSINILAPILLMLLTLVLCLGVKESSAVNSFMTVTKVIIVIIVICAGAFEVDVSNWSPFVPNGMRSVFTGATVVFFAYVGFDAVANSAEESKKPQRDLPIGIIGSLLVCIALYIGVCLVITGMVPYNLLGEDAPLADAFKSKGLKFVSVLISIGAIAGLTTALLVGLYVQSRLYLGLGRDGLLPSIFAKVHPKRHTPLYSQIWVGCVASILAGLLNVKILSHILSVGTLTGYSVVSACVVVLRWKDRTNSQVSSAKRLEGIIFLITVALSGFAAGLLFHYQVSFIFVIAAIVVAIGASLALHFRQVYGDSVGFSCPGVPIVPSICIFFNMFLFGQLHREAWFRFVILSIVMVGVYATYGQYHADPSADENIIYHEAPVESPR from the exons atggCAATAGGTAacacttcttcttcatcttcttcttgttgttCTCGTTTCTGGTCATCGGCGCTCCGATCTAAGCGCTTAGTCTCTCCGGCGGAGAAAACAGCTCGCGACAATTCCGGCCGTGGTCTTTCCCGCCGACTAGGTGTCTTCGACCTTATTCTTCTCGGGATCGGAGCTTCCATCGGTGCTGGTATCTTTGTCGTCACCGGCACCGTCGCTCGTGACGCCGGACCTG GGGTAACAATAAGTTTTATAATTGCTGGAGCATCATGTGTTATAAATGCACTATGTTATGCGGAGCTAGCTTCTCGATTTCCGGCTGTAGTAGGAGGAGCGTACCTGTATACATATACGGCTTTTAATGAACTTACTGCTTTTCTTGTTTTTTCACAACTAATGCTTGACTATCATATTGGGGCAGCTAGCATAGCAAGAAGTTTAGCAAATTACATTGTTTCATTTCTAGGGATCTTCCCTGTGTTCAAAGATAACATTCCAGCATGGATTGGACACGGTCAAAACATTGGAGGCGTGTTGTCCATCAATATCTTAGCTCCGATTCTCCTAATGCTTCTCACTTTAGTTCTCTGTCTTGGTGTTAAAGAATCATCAGCTGTGAATTCTTTTATGACAGTGACCAAG GTAATCATTGTTATTATTGTCATTTGTGCTGGAGCTTTTGAGGTTGATGTTTCCAACTGGTCTCCCTTTGTTCCAAATGGTATGAGAAGCGTCTTCACGGGCGCTACTGTAGTCTTCTTTGCGTACGTTGGGTTTGATGCAGTTGCCAATTCTGCTGAAGAATCTAAGAAGCCACAG CGGGATTTGCCAATAGGCATAATTGGAAGTCTCTTGGTATGTATTGCATTGTACATTGGAGTATGCTTAGTCATTACTGGAATGGTTCCATACAATCTTCTAGGAGAAGATGCTCCTTTGGCTGATGCTTTTAAATCTAAGGGTCTAAAATTTGTTTCTGTTCTGATTAGTATTGGTGCTATTGCTGGACTTACAACAGCACTCCTTGTTGGTCTCTATGTTCAG TCTCGGCTATATCTTGGACTTGGCAGGGATGGTTTGCTACCCTCAATATTTGCTAAAGTACACCCCAAACGCCACACCCCTCTTTATTCTCAGATTTGGGTTGGCTGTGTTGCCAGTATTTTGGCTGGGTTGCTTAATGTGAAAATACTATCGCACATTCTTTCCGTTGGTACGCTG ACTGGCTATTCAGTTGTCTCAGCATGCGTTGTTGTACTTCGCTGGAAGGATAGGACAAATAGCCAAGTATCATCGGCTAAGCGGCTGGAGGGTATAATTTTCCTCATTACTGTTGCTCTTTCTGGATTTGCTGCGGGACTCCTTTTCCATTATCAAGTTTCATTTATCTTTGTGATTGCGGCTATAGTTGTTGCAATTGGTGCTTCTCTTGCTCTTCATTTCCGCCAG GTTTATGGAGATTCAGTAGGGTTTTCTTGCCCAGGAGTTCCTATTGTGCCGAGCATTTGCATTTTCTTCAACATGTTCTTATTTGGCCAG TTACATCGTGAAGCATGGTTTAGATTTGTGATTCTAAGCATTGTTATGGTTGGTGTTTATGCAACATATGGCCAGTATCATGCCGATCCTAGTGCTGATGAGAATATTATTTATCATGAGGCTCCGGTGGAATCACCTAGATGA
- the LOC123890701 gene encoding cationic amino acid transporter 9, chloroplastic isoform X1 gives MAIGNTSSSSSSCCSRFWSSALRSKRLVSPAEKTARDNSGRGLSRRLGVFDLILLGIGASIGAGIFVVTGTVARDAGPGVTISFIIAGASCVINALCYAELASRFPAVVGGAYLYTYTAFNELTAFLVFSQLMLDYHIGAASIARSLANYIVSFLGIFPVFKDNIPAWIGHGQNIGGVLSINILAPILLMLLTLVLCLGVKESSAVNSFMTVTKVIIVIIVICAGAFEVDVSNWSPFVPNGMRSVFTGATVVFFAYVGFDAVANSAEESKKPQRDLPIGIIGSLLVCIALYIGVCLVITGMVPYNLLGEDAPLADAFKSKGLKFVSVLISIGAIAGLTTALLVGLYVQSRLYLGLGRDGLLPSIFAKVHPKRHTPLYSQIWVGCVASILAGLLNVKILSHILSVGTLTGYSVVSACVVVLRWKDRTNSQVSSAKRLEGIIFLITVALSGFAAGLLFHYQVSFIFVIAAIVVAIGASLALHFRQNTHHNMKKTSDHFMSRRVRHGYMRRRLSTEVYGDSVGFSCPGVPIVPSICIFFNMFLFGQLHREAWFRFVILSIVMVGVYATYGQYHADPSADENIIYHEAPVESPR, from the exons atggCAATAGGTAacacttcttcttcatcttcttcttgttgttCTCGTTTCTGGTCATCGGCGCTCCGATCTAAGCGCTTAGTCTCTCCGGCGGAGAAAACAGCTCGCGACAATTCCGGCCGTGGTCTTTCCCGCCGACTAGGTGTCTTCGACCTTATTCTTCTCGGGATCGGAGCTTCCATCGGTGCTGGTATCTTTGTCGTCACCGGCACCGTCGCTCGTGACGCCGGACCTG GGGTAACAATAAGTTTTATAATTGCTGGAGCATCATGTGTTATAAATGCACTATGTTATGCGGAGCTAGCTTCTCGATTTCCGGCTGTAGTAGGAGGAGCGTACCTGTATACATATACGGCTTTTAATGAACTTACTGCTTTTCTTGTTTTTTCACAACTAATGCTTGACTATCATATTGGGGCAGCTAGCATAGCAAGAAGTTTAGCAAATTACATTGTTTCATTTCTAGGGATCTTCCCTGTGTTCAAAGATAACATTCCAGCATGGATTGGACACGGTCAAAACATTGGAGGCGTGTTGTCCATCAATATCTTAGCTCCGATTCTCCTAATGCTTCTCACTTTAGTTCTCTGTCTTGGTGTTAAAGAATCATCAGCTGTGAATTCTTTTATGACAGTGACCAAG GTAATCATTGTTATTATTGTCATTTGTGCTGGAGCTTTTGAGGTTGATGTTTCCAACTGGTCTCCCTTTGTTCCAAATGGTATGAGAAGCGTCTTCACGGGCGCTACTGTAGTCTTCTTTGCGTACGTTGGGTTTGATGCAGTTGCCAATTCTGCTGAAGAATCTAAGAAGCCACAG CGGGATTTGCCAATAGGCATAATTGGAAGTCTCTTGGTATGTATTGCATTGTACATTGGAGTATGCTTAGTCATTACTGGAATGGTTCCATACAATCTTCTAGGAGAAGATGCTCCTTTGGCTGATGCTTTTAAATCTAAGGGTCTAAAATTTGTTTCTGTTCTGATTAGTATTGGTGCTATTGCTGGACTTACAACAGCACTCCTTGTTGGTCTCTATGTTCAG TCTCGGCTATATCTTGGACTTGGCAGGGATGGTTTGCTACCCTCAATATTTGCTAAAGTACACCCCAAACGCCACACCCCTCTTTATTCTCAGATTTGGGTTGGCTGTGTTGCCAGTATTTTGGCTGGGTTGCTTAATGTGAAAATACTATCGCACATTCTTTCCGTTGGTACGCTG ACTGGCTATTCAGTTGTCTCAGCATGCGTTGTTGTACTTCGCTGGAAGGATAGGACAAATAGCCAAGTATCATCGGCTAAGCGGCTGGAGGGTATAATTTTCCTCATTACTGTTGCTCTTTCTGGATTTGCTGCGGGACTCCTTTTCCATTATCAAGTTTCATTTATCTTTGTGATTGCGGCTATAGTTGTTGCAATTGGTGCTTCTCTTGCTCTTCATTTCCGCCAG AATACACATCACAACATGAAGAAAACAAGTGATCACTTCATGAGCAGGAGGGTACGGCATGGCTACATGAGAAGAAGATTAAGTACTGAG GTTTATGGAGATTCAGTAGGGTTTTCTTGCCCAGGAGTTCCTATTGTGCCGAGCATTTGCATTTTCTTCAACATGTTCTTATTTGGCCAG TTACATCGTGAAGCATGGTTTAGATTTGTGATTCTAAGCATTGTTATGGTTGGTGTTTATGCAACATATGGCCAGTATCATGCCGATCCTAGTGCTGATGAGAATATTATTTATCATGAGGCTCCGGTGGAATCACCTAGATGA
- the LOC123890703 gene encoding protein ARABIDILLO 1-like, whose product MSRRVRRKVARKGKGNVVSSFPEIEDVVADLEPQGVVDWRSLPDDTVIQLLSCLSYRDRASLSASCKTWRVLGNSPCLWTSLDLRSHKFDANVASSLASRCVHLQKLRFRGVEAAEALLHLRAKNLRELSGDGCRKMTDATLAVIAARHESLQSLQLGPDFCDKVTSDAIKAIAHCCPSLNKLRLSGIRDVNADAINALATYCPKLTDLGFIDCLSVDELALGNVQSIRFLSVAGTPSMKWSVVSHLWHKLPNLIGLDVSRTDIGPAAVSRLLSLSPNLKILIALNCPMLEEETSFSASKYKNKLLISLSTDIFKGLGSLFFDNTNKGKNVFLDWRNSKSNDDKGLDEIIPWLEWMLSHILLRSAESPQQGGLDNFWVEQGASLLLSLMQSSQEDVQERAATGLATFVVIDDENASIDCGRAEAVMRDGGIRLLLGLAKSYREGLQSEAAKAIANLSVNANVAKAVAEEGGIEILASLARSMNKLVAEEAAGGLWNLSVGEEHKGAIAEAGGVQALVDLIFKWSSTGDGVLERAAGALANLAADDKCSTEVALAGGVHALVMLARNCKYEGVQEQAARALANLAAHGDSNSNNAAVGQEAGALEALVQLTRSPHEGVRQEAAGALWNLSFDDRNREAIAAAGGVQALVALAQSCSNASPGLQERAAGALWGLSVSEANSIAIGREGGVAPLIALARSEAEDVHETAAGALWNLAFNPGNALRIVEEGGVAALVDLCSSSVSKMARFMAALALAYMFDGRMDEFALVGTMSESVSKSVGLDGARRMALKHIETFVRMFSNQQAFAAAAASSAPAALAQVTESARIQEAGHLRCSGAEVGRFVTMLRNPSSILKACAAFALLQFTIPGGRHATHHASLMQNAGAARVLRSAAAAATAPLEAKIFAKIVLRNLEYHHLEHTV is encoded by the exons ATGAGCCGTAGAGTGAGGAGGAAAGTGGCAAGGAAAGGAAAAGGGAATGTGGTTTCGAGTTTCCCTGAAATTGAAGACGTGGTTGCGGATTTGGAGCCCCAAGGCGTTGTTGATTGGAGGAGTTTACCTGATGATACAGTAATTCAGCTATTGTCATGTCTGAGTTATCGAGACCGAGCTAGTTTATCAGCAAGTTGTAAGACATGGAGGGTTCTTGGTAACTCCCCGTGTTTGTGGACTTCTTTGGATCTCCGTTCGCACAAGTTTGATGCCAATGTTGCATCTTCACTTGCTTCTAGATGTGTGCATCTTCAGAAGCTTAGGTTTCGTGGTGTGGAGGCTGCTGAGGCACTACTTCATCTTCGAGCTAAGAACTTGCGCGAATTAAGCGGTGACGGTTGTAGGAAGATGACCGATGCAACTCTTGCTGTGATTGCAGCCCGGCATGAGTCACTTCAGAGTCTTCAGCTTGGACCAGATTTTTGTGACAAAGTTACTAGTGATGCTATAAAAGCAATAGCTCACTGCTGTCCTAGTTTGAATAAACTCAGGCTCTCAGGCATTAGGGATGTAAATGCTGATGCTATTAATGCATTGGCTACCTATTGTCCAAAATTGACTGATCTCGGGTTCATCGACTGCCTGAGTGTTGACGAGCTTGCATTGGGAAATGTGCAATCGATTCGTTTCCTTTCTGTTGCGGGGACACCAAGTATGAAGTGGAGTGTGGTTTCACATCTTTGGCATAAGCTTCCGAACCTGATTGGATTAGATGTTTCAAGAACTGATATTGGTCCAGCTGCTGTTTCTAGATTGTTATCCTTATCACCAAATTTGAAGATTTTGATTGCTTTGAATTGTCCTATGCTCGAAGAAGAGACTAGCTTTTCTGCtagtaaatataaaaacaagttGTTGATTTCCCTATCAACAGATATTTTTAAAGGACTAGGTTCTTTATTTTTCGATAATACAAATAAAGGAAAGAATGTGTTTTTGGACTGGAGGAATTCAAAGAGTAATGATGATAAGGGCCTTGATGAAATTATACCTTGGCTTGAATGGATGCTATCACATATACTTTTGCGTTCTGCTGAGAGCCCTCAACAAGGAGGTCTTGATAATTTCTGGGTTGAACAAGGTGCGTCACTTTTGCTTAGTCTAATGCAGAGTTCTCAAGAGGATGTTCAGGAGAGGGCAGCCACAGGCCTTGCAACTTTTGTTGTAATTGATGATGAAAATGCTAGCATCGATTGTGGAAGAGCTGAAGCAGTTATGCGAGATGGTGGTATACGCCTCCTTCTTGGCCTTGCAAAATCATACAGGGAAGGGCTTCAGTCTGAGGCAGCCAAG GCTATTGCGAATTTGTCTGTGAATGCCAATGTGGCGAAGGCGGTTGCAGAAGAGGGTGGGATTGAGATTCTCGCTAGTTTGGCTAGGTCAATGAACAAACTGGTGGCTGAAGAAGCTGCTGGAGGATTATGGAATCTCTCTGTTGGAGAAGAGCACAAG GGTGCCATTGCTGAAGCTGGTGGAGTACAAGCGTTAGTGGATCTTATATTCAAGTGGTCCTCTACTGGAGATGGAGTTTTG GAACGTGCAGCTGGTGCATTGGCTAATTTGGCTGCTGACGACAAGTGTAGTACAGAGGTTGCACTAGCAGGAGGCGTACATGCTCTAGTGATGCTTGCGCGTAACTGTAAATACGAGGGAGTGCAAGAGCAG GCTGCTCGTGCATTGGCTAATTTAGCTGCTCATGGAGATAGCAACAGTAACAATGCTGCTGTCGGACAAGAAGCGGGTGCTCTTGAGGCTCTTGTTCAACTTACACGTTCTCCTCATGAGGGTGTCAG GCAAGAAGCTGCTGGTGCACTTTGGAATTTGTCATTTGACGATAGAAATCGAGAGGCCATTGCAGCAGCTGGCGGAGTTCAAGCTTTG GTTGCTCTTGCCCAATCTTGTTCTAATGCTTCCCCTGGACTTCAAGAGAGGGCTGCTGGCGCTCTATGGGGATTGTCAGTTTCTGAAGCCAATAG CATTGCCATTGGACGGGAAGGGGGAGTTGCACCTCTGATTGCACTTGCACGGTCCGAAGCAgag GATGTTCATGAAACGGCTGCAGGAGCACTATGGAATCTTGCTTTCAACCCTGGTAATGCTTTACGAATAGTGGAGGAAGGTGGAGTAGCTGCACTTGTTGATCTCTGTTCTTCATCAGTGTCAAAAATGGCACGGTTTATGGCGGCATTGGCTTTGGCCTACATGTTTGATGGGAG AATGGATGAATTCGCTTTAGTAGGCACCATGTCAGAAAGTGTTTCTAAGAGCGTGGGCCTGGATGGAGCCAGAAGGATGGCTCTGAAACACATTGAAACATTCGTCCGCATGTTTTCTAATCAACAAGCATTTGCGGCTGCTGCTGCGTCATCGGCTCCTGCAGCACTAGCACAGGTTACTGAAAGTGCCCGTATTCAAGAAGCGGGACATCTTAGGTGCAG TGGTGCTGAAGTTGGAAGATTTGTTACTATGCTACGAAATCCGTCGTCAATACTCAAAGCTTGTGCAGCATTTGCTCTTCTACAG TTTACAATTCCAGGTGGACGACATGCTACACACCATGCCAGCCTCATGCAGAACGCAGGTGCAGCAAGAGTTCTACGCAGTGCAGCCGCCGCAGCAACCGCGCCTCTTGAAGCAAAAATCTTTGCCAAGATTGTTCTTCGTAATCTCGAGTATCACCACCTAGAGCATACTGTTTAG